The Peptococcaceae bacterium 1198_IL3148 nucleotide sequence TCCAGTCTATCAAAACTATTTGCGCCGAAAACGATATTAAACTAGGTTCTATTACAGGACTAGGCGCTGTAAATAAAGTTGTGATTGGGCTATTTGAAACTGATATTAAACATTACCACTCACAAGAATTTACCGGTGACATGGAAATAACCAGTTTAATAGGTAACATATCTAGAATGAACGGTGAGGTGTATCTTCACTGCCACGCCACATTAGGTAATAAAGAATTTAACATCATCGGTGGTCACCTGAATTCAGCAGTGATTAGTGCCACTGGGGAAATTATAATTGATATTATAGATGGAGAAGTTGACCGAGAATTTTCAGAGGAAATTGGTTTAAACTTAATTAAGTTTTCATGATTATCAACACAGAAATAAAAAGTATGATGTTAAATCTAAATGGTATAAATGTTAATTGCTATACAGCAGGGGAGTCTGGCAGTCCAATTATTCTTTTGCATGGAGCAGGTGTTGATTCTGCCGACATATCTTGGCGCGAAATTATTAAACCTTTATCAGAACATTATCGTGTATTTGCTCCAGACCTGCCCGGATATGGTAAAAGTGATAAACCAGATGATGTTGAATATTCACTGACATTTTATGTAGAGATATTGGAAAGATTAATCGAATCTCTAAATTTTAATAAAGTAAGTCTAAT carries:
- a CDS encoding PPC domain-containing DNA-binding protein; translation: MEYNRFGNKIVLRLDKGEEVVQSIKTICAENDIKLGSITGLGAVNKVVIGLFETDIKHYHSQEFTGDMEITSLIGNISRMNGEVYLHCHATLGNKEFNIIGGHLNSAVISATGEIIIDIIDGEVDREFSEEIGLNLIKFS